A window of the Hordeum vulgare subsp. vulgare chromosome 5H, MorexV3_pseudomolecules_assembly, whole genome shotgun sequence genome harbors these coding sequences:
- the LOC123451916 gene encoding uncharacterized protein LOC123451916 → MNGEMMVRPPVPAPYQVWAAALALAQQQLPPAAGAGFKPARPAWKRAARQQQPGWKQRKAAAQAQGRWGGSAAPRNTTSYLIRAKRAGGVASLVSPCPVTPAVLPTPRLSPAREVLVEMAKEAWGVDGYGSMKGLIRLRPQAAGPDAGDGADSGSGESDVEEHVEVERRLDHDLSRFEMVQLPAAPADGEDDEARAARLEEENLTLRARLYLVERDMADLRRRLLAVESLCRDRHHDGCVVDAALPADVDEAATEDAMVL, encoded by the coding sequence ATGAACGGCGAGATGATGGTGCGGCCTCCGGTGCCGGCGCCGTACCAGGTGTGGGCGGCGGCGCTGGCGCTGGCGCAGCAGCAGCTCCCTCCGGCGGCGGGCGCGGGTTTCAAGCCGGCGAGGCCCGCCTGGAAGCGGGCGGCGCGGCAGCAGCAGCCCGGGTGGAAGCAGCGGAAGGCTGCTGCGCAGGCGCAGGGGAGGTGGGGCGGGTCGGCGGCGCCGCGCAACACGACGTCGTACCTGATCCGGGCGAAGCGGGCGGGGGGCGTGGCGTCGCTGGTGTCGCCGTGCCCCGTGACGCCTGCCGTGCTGCCGACGCCGCGGCTGTCGCCGGCACGGGAGGTGCTGGTGGAGATGGCCAAGGAGGCGTGGGGCGTCGACGGGTACGGCTCCATGAAGGGCCTCATCCGCCTCCGCCCCCAGGCCGCCGGCCCCGACGCCGGCGACGGCGCCGACTCGGGCTCCGGCGAGAGCGACGTGGAGGAGCACGTGGAGGTGGAGCGCCGCCTCGATCACGACCTCAGCCGCTTCGAGATGGTTCAGCTCCCCGCCGCGCCCGCCGACGGCGAGGACGACGAGGCCCGCGCGGCCCGGCTGGAGGAGGAGAACCTGACCCTCCGCGCGCGGCTCTACCTGGTGGAGCGCGACATGGCcgacctccgccgccgcctcctcgccgtcgaGTCCCTCTGCCGCGACCGCCACCACGACGGCTGCGTCGTGGACGCCGCCCTTCCCGCAGACGTCGACGAGGCGGCCACCGAGGACGCAATGGTACTCTGA